A stretch of DNA from Pan troglodytes isolate AG18354 chromosome 21, NHGRI_mPanTro3-v2.0_pri, whole genome shotgun sequence:
GCAGTAAAACTAGTCTGCATGATACTGTAATTGCTGATCTAAGTGCTGACAGGAATAGGGTGTCAGATTTGGGGTTGATGAGAACAAAAAGATATGCCAGtgtccaacaagcatatgaaaacatgctcaacatgatcaaataaggaaaatggaaatcaaaaccacaatgagacatcacctcatacccattaggatggccactatccaaataataaaaaatagcattAGTGAGACTATAGAAAGATCAAAATTCTTGTGCAttcttggtgggactgtaaagtggtttagccattatggaaagcagtatgaccattcctcaaaaaattaaaaatagaattatcctaTGATGTAGCAATGCTACTTTCAGATACATATCCAAAATAATTCAAGCAGAATCTTGAGATTTTTGCCTCCCCTTGTTCATTgctacattattcacaatagctaagaggtggaagaacccaaatgtctattaacagatgattggataaagaaaatgtggtatatacctacaatggaatatcatgcagCCTTAAGGGGGAAGGAAATCCCATCACATGCTACCACATAGATGCTGTGGACTGAACATattttcccaaaatttatatgttgacatTCCAACCCCCAACGTCATGGTATTTGTATGTGGGGATAATTAGGTCAGGAGAGTAAAGCTTTCATGGATGGAATCAATGCCTTTATAAAAAGACAGGAGAGAGCTTGCTTTTTCTCTCCCTATTCTCTACCATTTGAGGATACAAGGAGAAAATGGCCGTCAgcaaaccaggaagtgggccagaCACCACttctgctggcaccttgagcttacacttcccagccttcagaactaagATAAATAAATGGCTGTTTAAGACACTCAGTGTGTAatgtgttatagcagcctgaactgactaagacaatGGATTAACCtcgaggacatcatgctaagctAAATAAGCCAGTCAGGAAAGTACAACCATTGTAGGACTCAACTCATATGAATTATTTAAGGTAGTCAATATCATAGAAACAAATGTAGAAAGGTGCTTGCCGAgagctggggggagggaggaaggaaggagaacaagTGTTTAATGGATATAGTTTCTggtttttgagattaaaaaaagctCTAAAGATCTGTTGTACAACCTTGTGAATAGCCTTAATActatttaccacaataaaaacaattagaaaacaaacatgagaaaatacaaattggTACAAACTAGTATTTGGATAAGGGTCCCTCTGAAGGCATTAGTGAAGGggtagaaagaggaagaatgagGTCTGGGCTTTATagaaaggttttctttctttctattctttcttcctcatttatttgttaatataagGATCTGAAACAATGCTATAATAACAATTTACTTAGTCTTAGTGGTGGAGTCatgtatctattatataattttcttaatttatatgaatgtttaaagttattcataattaaagtcatttttttaaagaaaagatgtaATTGAATCTGAAGCAGTTCAGTCGATGTCTTCTTTGTCTCAAATGCAAAGTTATTGACACTCAATTCGCTGGGCTTCTGTCCTGCCCTGAAATGTTCTTCTCTTGAAGgaagaataataaaatcagaaatcggccgggtgaggtggctcacgcctgtaatcccagcactttgggaggccaaggcgggcggatcacgaggtcaggagatcaagaccatcctggttaacacagtgaaaccccgtctctactaaaaatacaaaaaaattagcctggcatggtggcgggcgcttgtagtccccgctacttaggtggctgaggcaggagaatggtgtgaacccgggaggcggagcttgcagtgagctgagatcgtgacactgcactccagcctggtcgacagagcgagactctgtctcaaaaaataaaaataaaaataaaataaaaaataaaatcagaaatcagtAAATCCTAGGTATTTGTGACTAGAAGTGTATTATCGAGCAAGTTTAAAGTAGTACAGTCAGTGAAGAACATCATATATGTGTTTCCATTTAGCTGTTTATTGAAGTTTCTGTGTATTAAGGTAAGATGATTAATTGTAAATGTCTACttccataaatatacataatatacagcAATTGTGAAGAATAGGAAAACATGTGTGATCCACTGTTTTTTAAGACTTTTACTGTTCTAGTAATGTGTATTTACCCTGAGCTTGGAACACAAATTTACCCATTCTCTCTTGAAATTAATGCATTTCAAAATGGCTGCCTAAATTGGAGCATAGAACATTTTTCTCAGTGCAAATGACAGTCATCTCTGTGGAATTAAAATCTTTGTCTTAAACTAAAACTTTATTATCTAAATATGGAACAAACCAGCTTGGATGAGCATGTGCTAAAGTGAAAGAACTTGACATCCTGCTTTGGTTAAAGGAAAACTTTCATTGAAACTTTGACGAAATACGTCACTTTCCAGATGCCATTTTTGATATAggacatacaaataaaaagtttacatgcatcttttaatgcattttaatgatatttttttttcagtacaatTATGTAAGTAAATTATGCTCTGAAATGGCACAACAAATTTAGCCATCAAATtagaagattatttttaagaccttgtatttaaacattttaaaaggatgattttcaaagaaatttgtTCCATATATTCCACTGAGACATATAAAATATCCATCAACCTGGCCATTGAATGTTTTGCAGTTCTCAGCAAATTCCCTCAGAAGTGATTTTTATAATCTCATTatagatttatttgaaaataatttttcatcaagGCTAgcgaatttttctttctctgattcaAACTCTGTCCTTCAAGATCTTCAAAGTCATCGGCAttcagaaatgataaaatgattgtctttttaattttttttcacattttattataacGTTGGATGCGTCAGATTTCTATGGAAGGTAATAACTTTCACCTCTAATTGGGTTCTTATTTTTGCTCAATGACTTAGACGTGAGTATATCCAACTGGATGTGAGATAAAGTTTCCAACCTGTTAGGAtctccttttttgtgtgttgttgTCATTGGCTTTCTATTTtaggatagaaaatatttctttttacatttattttattttgattgtttaattttttattttttgtttgggttggggggtgggaaggtggggtcttactctgtcacccagaccagagtgcagtggtgtcatctcggctcactgcagcctcaacctccccaactcaagtgattttctcacctcagcctcccacgtagttggaactacaggtgtgggccaccatgcccagctaatttttgtagttttttatttttgtagagatgaggtttcaacatgttgcccaggctagtctcaaaatcctgagctcaagtgatccacctgccttagcctcccaaagtgctgggattataggtgtgagccaccacacctggtgagaaaatatttcttatcccTAAAAACTGACTCCTCTTCTATGTTTTATATATCTGATCTTGGGGAATAGAATGCTCATTTACTTAACAATCGATTAATCATTTCAAACTCACCCCTATGGGATCAGAATACTATTTCCTTGGTCTTAATCTCTCATATAGACTGAGCTGTATCTGGCAGCCTAATATTCCTGGTCTCTCTTCATCCTCTTATTCATTCCTtcccagaggaaggaagagcaacaATGGATTGGTGAGTTTTCAAGAAGAATCTGAGTATGCATGCCTGGTCCCtcacctcctcttttctttttaatgtttactaGCTGAGGAAATATGAAATCTGGTCAACTCTTCCTTGCGATAGTTTCACACAGGGTAGCCTGGAAGACACAGTTTggggtcttatttctgggtttcaCATTTTAGAAGACCACTTGTCTACAGAAATAGGAAATTTTCTTCAGGATTAGCTATATCAATAAaaagttgatattttgatctATCTTCCATCTTAAGTCTTAATTGCCTCTGCATTTGAGCTAAGAAATAAACTACTAGTTATTGGACTTTCCCCAGATTCCCAACAGCATGTAAATCCCCAGTCCTCCAGATACTGGACGTTTAGTATTGCTCAGATTTTTGCTCTTTCCTTTAAACcatctctgttttggtttatTAGTTGACTGGATTAAAGAAAGAGGTTAACTATtctaactattattttttttcagtgttagaGCAACCTACAATTCATGCTTCACACTGATGCCAAAAAGTACATCCTGAAATAGACATTTTATATCTTgttatttctccatatttttgtgtgtttatttcagaCTCCCAAGTTGATTTCAGCTGGCTCTTTATGGTAACTGTCTACTCTCCAGTTCCATATCTAATGAGTCAATCAGACGCATGCTTTATTATCATATCACCAGATATTATCGTGTTAAATTCtcacagtatttaaaataaaaaaacagtttaatgTATTTCCATGCATTCACACAAGTTTTTTCTCATTGCCCATAAagactttgtattctttttcaccTAGCAAGATGAGCTCATCAACCTTTGAAAGTCAGTTTAAGCATCAGTTTGCCAAGGCATCTTATTTGACTCCCatctgatatttggttttcctctgttttctttcaataCACTGTGAAATCttccatttgttattttattcattcatccactctgGTATTCattcatccgtccatccatccatccatccatccatccatccatctatccatccatctatccatccatccatctgtccatctatctgtCCATTTATTCACTTGTCAATGTCAGTATACCTACCATATCCCATGGTCTGTGAATTGTGCTATGGATGCAGGGATGAAAGATACCATTCTTGCTTCCCTGGAGTTATATCTTTACCATAAATTTATCCCAAATACCTGTAATGAAAGATACATCTGACTGCCTTGTCCACTAGATGTAAACTATTTAATGGCAGAGATGGCGTATTTGACTTGTGTTCTGTGCAGAAAATGCacgaggagagaaggaaagacacacacacaatacctttaagggtaaacaaGCTTTATCCCACATAaatagcaatgcagatataataagcaaatgatataagcaaattaacataagcGAAtttatataataagcaaatgatataataagtaaattgcaatgggaaggggagaagggaaaaatatatgcatatttacactcaccagactatggaggattcaccaccaaactgggaagcaacagcctgggctccagagttggACACTGCACTCACCAGACAATGGAGGATTCACCACTAGGCCCGGAAGCAGCGGCCTAGGCTGCAGAGTTGGCCAGTCGTCCATGCACAGAGGaggagaggtctcatgaagcttcGGAGCAGCCTGGGACCCTAGCTCTTTTTGTAATGAGTTGTTTGGCATGAGGTCCATTCACAAGGGTCCTTTGTGACTGGGcccaaggaacacaaaaaggttgacttgttttgtgactgtctgttgtttttcaataactaacatataggaatagattgaaatagagatttcttcTAAACAACACTGGATGAAAGCCTGAAGGGGCTCACACAACCCGTTCTGGGACTTCGTGAtcattctttgtgtccatgttcaattTAGTTCaggtttaatatttaactttttctccATAGCGTGGATTCCCTGCATCTACCACGTGTATGGCACAGACATGTtatcaatacatgtttattgaataacTTATAAATCAGTCATCATCTGTAAATGTCTTCCATCCTCAGTAATTTCAGAAATTGTAGTCTTGTATAAAATTTCTAGATGAGGATTTCAGGTTTGACTCTTTCCTGAAaccttgaattttaaataagtgaaaatatgttaAACAAAGATGAGGAGATGTTAGATTTATTGTAGCAGTGGAAGGACAAAGGTTATTTACCTAGTAAATTAGAAAGTTATTTAGATCTTTACTCTGGCTCTTAATTCCAGAATCTGAAACTCCCTTGGTTCCTGCTGATTCTCTAAGCCCTGGCCTTGGGCCTCCCATTGATTTGGTCAGCTCTGAATAGCTTTCCAGTAATTTCCATCTGTACCTTCATCATTTTTCATGATCGAAGATGTTTAGTTATTTACTGTTACTAAAAACAAGaacctcaattttattttagcagagTAGCTGATACTACCCACTGTTCTCTATGATATTGTGAGGCATATTTAGAAAGCTTCATTGTGTAAAATCTCTAAAGAAGTAGAAAACCAGAAAACCTGCTAAATGATGCCTGTATATTATTTCTTATCAAGGTAATTTGCCAGCAGACCTCCCAACTCCACCAGAAACGTCAGTTCCTGTAACATTACCTCCACGCAACTGCACAGACAATGAATTTGTCTGCAGGTCTGATGATCACTGCATcgaaaaaatgcagaaatgtgattttaaatacGACTGCCCTGACAAATCAGATGAAGCATCCTGTGGTAGGTGGattcttaaaatttgtttaaatattgccacaaaatagaaaatacaagtgTAATCTCTAAGTAGCACAGCCTAGCATCATAGTTAGATATTTTCAACATGAGTTAGGGCAACTTCTAAATGTAACAGTTATTCATACAGAAAATTGTAATGGAAGAATCAGAATGCATTTTCTGCCAGGCCCAGTAAGTGGTAAGTGTCTTTAGATTAATGTTTTGGATTCAAAACTATCGTTTTCACAAACTTTACTTGACTCTGGGAGTAGCATTTAGTAGCTCTTTCCATCCATTCCCTTTGATCTGTACTCCTGACACTATAAAATAGGGAATGTTTAGGGAGGTAGCTTTATAATACTGtcaaattaattcattcaaattttGCCATTGCCAAAATGCACATACAACATTAGTACTATTAAAATATGCGGAGTTCATGAGAAAACCTATCTTAATGCAAATGAGACTTTTATCCCCTGTGTCCTGGTTTTTACCTGCCAATTCAATGGTACCTGCCAATTCAATGGCTTTTCCTAAATGGATCAAAGACaaactatttaatttaaaaatggacttcTCAGCCAAAGATACAGTCtgagaggagaaaaattaatCTGTGTCTGAATGAGCAAAGCATAAGATCAGAAGGGTAAACACTTTGAAATAGCTTTCCCTTCCCTGTTCTTTATGGAGTAGCCTGTGAATTGACTGTACCATCATATTTCTCAAGTGTGTTGATAATATTAAGGGCTTAGAACAGACAGATAACACAGAGAGAGTATTGAAACCCTTGTTTTATGTCAACCTTGTGAAGAAATTCTAGGACTTAAGAAATCCAGTGAGGTTCATATGTAttcttttaatctagaaaaaaaggttttttaatgtacaaatacACCACCAATTAACTATCTAATCTAGactaaaaaagtcataaaatcaaAGCTGACTCACTTCGTGCATAAGATGAGACAGTAATTAACTCAACCTAGCCAGGGATTTATATCATGCatcacagatggaaaataatacaAGGGAAGGTGTGGTGGTGTTCAGACTTGCTAATCGGAAGGCATTCGAATCCCCTTATGATCTTATATAAGTTGTAGTGTTTGTAAGAGTTTATACAAAACCTAATTAATTACACAAAATGAGTATCTTTAGGGAATACTGAATTTCCTCTAAGTTCAACTTTGTCATTTTAGTCATGTCGTTTATGATTAGAGGGGaagttttgataaattctttAAATGTCCTAAATGAGGGCCTACTATTAAGTTATTCTTAGTcaaatagtttttataattttgaacaaatataaatgaattattaccattttatttatgaataaactGAGATATTGTCTCTTCCACCCTTTTCTAAGATAAAATAGTATGACAAATCTGCCTGTAAACTATACAGATTTTCTAACTGATTTTGAAAATTGTGATAAAAACACAtaacatggccaggcgcagtggcgcacgcctgtaatcatagcactttgcggggccaaggtgagcagatcagttgagccaaggagtttgagaccagcttggccaacatggcaaaaccccatctctacaaaaagaatacacaaattagctgggtgtggtggcgtgtgcctgtaataacagctacatagcatgtttatacagatagcggtgtagatatttccatgtttatacagatagcgatgtacatatttccatgtttatacagatagtggtgtagatatttccatgtttatagaggtagcggtgtagatatttccatgtttatagagggagcggtgtagatatttccatgtttatagagatagcggtgtagatatttccatgtttatacagataccggtgtagataattccatgtttatacagatagcagtgtagatatttccatgtttatacagatagcggtgtagataattccatgtttatagagatggcggtgtagatatttccatgtttatagagatggcggtgtagatatttccatgtttatagagatggcggtgtacgtatttccatgtttacacagacggcggtgtagatatttccgtgtttatacagatggcaatgtacatatttccatgtttatggagatggcggtgtagatatttccatggttatacagatggcggtgtagatatttccatgtttatagagggagcggtgtggatatttccatgtttttacagatggcggtgtagatatttccatgtttatacagatagcggtgtagatatttccatgtttatacagatagcggtgtagatatttccatgtttatacagatagcggtgtagataattccatgtttatagagatggcggtgtagatatttccatgtttatagagatggcggtgtagatatttccatgtttatagagatggcggtgtacgtatttccatgtttacacagacggcggtgtagatatttccgtgtttatacagatggcaatgtacatatttccatgtttatggagatggcggtgtagatatttccatggttatacagatggcggtgtagatatttccatgtttatagagggagcggtgtggatatttccatgtttttacagatggcggtgtagatatttccatgtttatacagatagcggtgtagatatttccatgtttatacagatagcggtgtagatatttccatgtttatacagatagcggtgtagatatatccatgtttacaagatagcggtgtagatatttccttgtttatacagatagcggagtaaatatttacatgtttatacagatatcggtgtaaatatttatgtgtttatacagatatcggtgtaaatatttacatgtttatacagatatctgtgtaaatatttctgtgtttatacagatatctgcgaaaatctatgttcatacagatatctgtattaataatatttacatgtttatacagatatctgtataaatatttacatgtttatacagatatctgtatatttacatgtttatacagatatctgtgtaaataatatttgtatgtttatacagatgactgtataaatatttatatgtttataca
This window harbors:
- the LOC129138159 gene encoding MAM and LDL-receptor class A domain-containing protein 1-like; amino-acid sequence: MLPMEILVEASVGDGFTGDIAIDDLSFMDCTLYPGNLPADLPTPPETSVPVTLPPRNCTDNEFVCRSDDHCIEKMQKCDFKYDCPDKSDEASCGRWILKICLNIATK